In Saccharomyces paradoxus chromosome IV, complete sequence, the DNA window CTACCATTAGCAGAATTTCCTCCCCGTTGTTGTCAAGGATGATGGACCTATCAAATATCGTGGAGCCCACTTTGGATGATCCGACTTCcaaatttaaaagaaaagttttaaCTCCGCAATTGCCGCAGATGAATATTCCAGCCAATTCTAGTAATTTTGGTACTCCCTCTTTAACTAATACGAATTCCCTACTATCTAATATAACGACCACCTCAACCAACCCATCGACAACTACAAATGGCAATCAAAACCATAATAATGTTAACACGAATGGCGTTACCACAGCTACAGCTACCTCTCTCAATAACATTAACAGTAGCAATAATAGTACCAATAATAGTAGTAATAATAACGTTTCCACCGTGCCTTCCTCGATGATGCATTCGTCCACTTTAAACGGGACTTCAGGTCTAGGTGGTGATAACGATGACAACATGTTGGCTTTAAGTTTGGCCACATTAGCTAATAGCGCTACTGCATCGCCAAGATTGACGTTACCACCGTTGTCTTCACCGATGAATCCGAATGGCCACGCCTCATTCAATGGCAATATGATGAACAATAGCAACAACAATGGGAATAGTAGCAATGGTAACAACACATATTCTAATAGTGCGGCTACTGCAGCCGCTACCACTACATCAGCTCCTCATAATCTATCCATAGTTTCTCCTAACCCAACATACAGTCCGAATCCCTTATCCCTTTATTTGACAAACTCCAAAAATCCATTAAATTCAGGCCTTGCCCCATTATCACCTTCAACTTCTAACATCCCATTTCTCAAGAGAAATAATGTGGTTACATTAAACATTTCAAGAGAAGCTTCAAAGAGCCCTATATCTTCTTTCGTCAACGACTATAGATCCCCATTGGGTGTAAGTAATCCACTCATGTATTCTTCCACAATCAACGATTATTCAAACGGTACTGGAATTCGCcaaaatagtaataatattaatcCCTTAGATGCAGGTCCATCTTTTTCTCCTCTTCACAAAAAACCCAAAATACTCAATGGTAATGATAATAGCAATCTCAGCAATAATAATTTCGATTACAGTTTCACCGGTAACAAGCAAGAATCTAATCCAGCAATCTTGAACAATAATACTAATAGTAATGATAATTATCGTACGTCTTCAATGAACAATAATGGTAACAATTATCATGCACATTCTTCTAAGTTTGGTGAAAATGAGGTCATTATGTCAGATCATGGTAAGATATACATTTGTCGAGAATGTAATAGACAGTTCTCTTCTGGTCACCATCTAACGAGACATAAAAAGTCAGTTCATTCCGGTGAGAAACCTCATTCTTGCCCAAGGTGCGGTAAAAGATTCAAGAGAAGAGACCATGTTCTGCAAcatttaaataaaaaaattccatgCACTCAAGAAATCGAAAATGCTAAATTAGCTGAATCATAGGACGGGTAAATGATATACATAATGggttcaagaaaaaaatctttcgAATATTTTCCTGtaatagtatttttttcttttttaaatttggttttttataatatattTATTCTCCATGTTTTAATTATTCTctattgaaatttttttttttataacttagttattcatttttcatatatCCTTACTATATTGCGTTCTGATTCCATTTTTAGCGGCCAAAACctaaaaaattcaaaaagttcAGATCTTATTTACTTAGTAAACCGAATTACTTAAGAATGTAAATCATCAATCATActaaataaactttttaaaaCATTTCTCTTTATATTCCAATCATAGTTCAAGACGCCTTCACCAGAACCTAATTTTGTATTCTGCAGTCCATCTCCGTACACAATCCGAACGAAATCACTTTGTAAGCCATCAGGCAAAGTAACTACTTCACCATCCAAATTATTCGCAGCCAAATCACGTTCTTTGACTAGTCTGGAGGTATGTTCTAAATTATCAGCGGCAATCTGTGCGTTGTCAATAATATCCTTTGAAATGCCACACATTGACGCAACATGCATACCAAATGAACCCTCGCTTTGTCCTTCAAGCATCTTATACAAAAATGTAACGTTCCTAGTCGCTTCATCTACTAAAATGCTCATTTTGAGTGGCCTTACTTGAGGATGGTGCTTGAAATTTGATGCCAATGTTCCATAATGTGTCGCAAAAAAGCCTAAGCTTTGAATGTGTGTCGCAACGTGATGTAGCACACTTTCTGCAATAGCAAAACCATCGCTTGATGAACCTCCTCTTCCCAACTCGTCAACAACTAATAATGATCTATTAGTAGCCATAtctaatattttttttgtttctgcTAACTCcacaaaaaaagtagatTTTCCTTGCATAATGTTATCATTAGCGCCTAAACGGGTCATGATTCTATCGATTGGTGTCAAAACAGCAGATTCACAAGGAACATAACATCCCATTTGAGCCATAATTACGGCGATACATGCCATCCTCAATACAGTGGATTTACCAGCTGCGTTAGCACCTGTTAACAATCCCAGCCTAGGTTGTTCTTTACCTAATTCAATGTCATTAGGAATGAAATCCTTTGCTGTAGTAGCGCCGAGGTTAAAGCATGGATGTCTTAATGATttaaatttcaaaaaaccATTTAATTGAGCATTTGTTTTCGAGTCGACCTCATCTACAATGGTTGGTCTACAAGAAGGAGCACCTAAAGATTCGGATGTCCTTGTAATAGCCAACAGACAGTCTATATTAGAGATGGCCTGTATAGTGGGCATCCAAATTGTATTATAATGCgcatcaaatttttgacaCAACCTATTTTTTAGATCTTCTTCTAGCGTCTTGTGTATTTCCTTAGCCTCCGCCATCGATCTTGCTAGAACTCTTACTTCATCAGAGTAGTATCTCTTGTATGTTTTGTTCGCAGCCATTTGAACCCAATTCGATGGGACATTTTTGGTTGCAGAGAGAGGAATTTCGATAGTATAGATTTCCTTTCCGGAATCTTTATATTGGATATTGGAACATTTGAATTGCTTCCTATAATTCATCAGAATTTCCATCAATTCGTCTTCTAACTCCTGTATTTTATCCATCgatttatcaaattcaatATCAAACCCCCTTTGGGGCacaatgatattttcattaattgCTTTTTGTCTTTCGAAAGCATTGGTCCAGTTTTGAACACCTTCCACAAGTTCCTTAGGGAAAGATGATATGTATTTCGAAACATCTCCCTTTAAGTCATTATTCTGCAAAGTTTTTTGCAACTGAACAATCGTTTCAAATGCGGTAATtaccttttcaaaatctttaACTTTGATTGTTCTGCTATGGATGCGGGCCAACATTCTCTCCAAATCAggtaattttgaaaatgtcaTCTCAAGCTCTTCTCTTAAAGCAATATCTTGTAACAAGGAGTCGACGCTATCAAGCctgttttcaatatcattcTTACGTAATAATGGATGCATTAACCactttttcatcattcttTTACCCATTGGAGTAATGGCCCTGTTAAATAATTTGAACAGAGTTCCCTTATCAGAACCATCAAAcgaattggaaaatatttccAAGTTCTGTAAAGTGATCCCATCTAAAACCATGGAGTGTTGCGATTTTACAAAATCATactctttgatatttttcatcGAAATCAGATTTTCATCCAATTTCAACCATTTTAAATAATACAATAATCCACCAAATGCACTAAAACCGACTTTTTTCCCCATATCGTAATAAGATTTCAAGACCTCTGGCCAGTCTTCTTCCGTGGAAAAATATTCAGACGATATGATTTCAGAATAGGTTTTATCAAAGTCATAAAATTCTTCACCAGCTTTAACCTCATTGAAGATTGCATTGGGAGCTGAATTGAACTTTACAATTTTATTAGCTAATGTGCTTAAGTTATTCCTCTCCATAACGACTTCCATAGGTCTCACTTGCGACATTAATGTGTCTAGTTTGGTGCACTCGCTGTCATCCTCAAACTCTAACATTTGAAGCTCACCAGTTGCAGTATCAATGAACGCTGCACCGAATATTTTCGTATTCAACTTTTGAACCATAGTTGATGAATCTAACTGGGCTTGATTGTAGTAGTTACCAGGTTCTTCTCTAATGGCAAGACAAAAGGTAGCCAGATCCGAATGTAACATATCACCATCAGTTAATGTACCTGATGTTAATATACACTGAAGTTCTCTTTTAACAATACCTTTAGAACCTTCCCTCATTTCTTTAGCCAACATTGATTCTCTTTGATCCACCTTTGCAACTTTATAACCCATTTGAATAAATTGAGCGGCCCAATACTCAAACGACATTTCTGGAATTCCAGCCAGTTGCATATTAGCGCGTCCTCCACCTGCAATCTTCAAGTCAAATAAGGCATTAGCCAATAATGCATCCTTTTCATATAATTCAAAGAACTTACcctttttaaagaaaacaatgcAATCCCACATTTTGGACTTAATCTCCCAATATTGTTTTTCAAACGGAGTAAACTTGTTCCATGCAGAAGACGGGATATACAATGTTCTTGGATCGTACTCTGGATCACTCTTGGAACGGCGCTGGGCATCTCGTTCATCCACTAACCATTGATATCGTTCTTCATTTTGTTTATTGAATTTGCTAGACTTCGAAGTCGCCGATGGTTGGCCGTGGGAGGGTGTGTATGATCTACTTGGGACCTGGATTGGcctgttttttttctttgagttATTACGGGATGTATTTCTTGTAAAAGGCGATAAAGAATGCGGTGTGCTTGTGgattttctctttgaagTCGTTTCCGCCAAAGAAAGCAaatcgtcatcgtcatcgcAACTACCTTCTgccaattcttctttaacaTCCTCTTTATCCTCCGCgacatcatcatcttcatcctcttcattcTTACCCGGTAAatattcatcttcatcgcTTTCGCTATCAATTACCTTACCTTTCTTCCGTTTAGCAATGAATGTAGTATTTGGGTCCTCCTCATCACTTTCGGCGTAATTAACTCTCCTTTTGTGGCTTCTTCGAGGTTgcgaagaagaagataaatcCTCGTCTGCAGCAGCACTTTTGGTTACTGTGGTGTTACTATTTAACATAGTATCAGATTGGGGCTCTTCAGAATGTATAGTATCACTATTTACAGTTGCCAATGTTTCTTCAGCCATTGTCAAGTCATTATCTTCGTCTACATCTACAAAGAGCTTGCCCACCTTTTCTCCTTCTGGATTCTTCGTTATTTTATTAGCATCTGCCTTTTGTGAAGTTGCTGAAGTAGGTTTACGGTCCTTCTTTGTGGGTGTACCAGAAGGTACCTgtttagagaaaaaagagagtaAACTCGATTGCTTCATTCTCTTTTGAGACGATGTGGAACCATTTTTGAAGTGTGTAGTCTTAGAAGCTTTAGGGGTAGCTGGGGCCATTTTGAAATGCAATCTAgctttatcaaattttgcCAGTAACTCTAATTAAGGATAGTAATCTATTAACAGGGGAGGgttgaaagaaaactcGTAAAAGTTTCAACTGATGTAATTctaaatattttctctGCATGACGATGACCTTTCAAGAACttataaaaaatgagaCGCGTATTAGTTTCTGCTCACGcgttctttttcctccGGGCAATAGTATGTCAAATAACAAAAGTTAATCAGAGGGAGGAGGCCATTCATGTGTCACACATAAAAATACTTTACGTACCATCACTTGACAATATAGAGActtttctgtttcaaatTACACAAAgtatgtttatttattcaaGATTGAAGAGTATGCTGTAAAAAATCGGGATCTTCCTCCAAGGATTCCTTGATAATGTCTAAACCGCCTTGAAACTCCCCATTAATGTAAAGTTGAGGAAAAGTTGGCCATtcagaaaacttttttaaGTTCTGTCTAACAGATTCGTCCCTTAATATATCGAAAAAGCCAAATCTTACTTGATGTTCCCTCAAAATACCCACTAATTGTCTTGAGAAACCACATTTAGGCTCAGAGGGGCTCCCCTTCATAAATAGCATTACCGGTGCAGCATTAACCAACTTAGTCAATCTAGCATTTATTTGCTCCTcggtttcttcttcctcttcttcatcgtcatcttcttcgtcattaTGACTTCCTTCATTTACGTTTGCATTTTCCACGGTACCAGTTTGTGATGGTCCggaatttattgaattctTGCAGTCTTCCAATAAAGTCACAAATTCCTTTGGGTCTGCACCAGATAACTCTTTTAAGATTGTTCCTTTATGAATTATGATAAAATATGGAACAGCTGAGATTTCAAACAGTTCTGAAATTTCAGAGTTTTCATCCGCATCAATAGATAAAAAGGAGACGTTCTCATTAGAAGGCTCATTACTAATAGCCTCAAAAACTTCCCTCAATGCTTTGCATGGTTCTGCCCAACTAGTATGGAAATAAAGTACAATTAACTTGTCGCCGGCCGCAGTGGTCGTTAAGTGGGTAAATTGATCTTGATCGTTGATTTCAATGACAGGCATTTGCTGTAAAGATTTTTGCTGCTATGTACAGTCTTGCTTGGTAGTGTTTGTAAAAAAGAGGTGAATGAGTAAAAGAAAGTATGTATGAAACTTGAAAAGAGCACACTTAGTCATTGAGATATTCCATTGACCTCTTAGTTTGGCAAGCTCATGACCCGGCATACTTtgctggaaaaaaaaaatttcgtaCAGAAAAAGAGCCACAGTTAAAAAAGGTCCTACCCGGATTCGAACCGGGGTTGTCCGGATCAAAACCGAAAGTGATAACCACTACACTATAGGACCGTAACAACTGTGTCTTCAGTTGTGTCACAATGGTCTAAGAATACCAGGAGTCTTGAGGGCCCAATTATGATTAAGAATAACGTGTTGTCACAACTCATTTTGACAAATGTGCCAGTATTAAGATAAATTTTGGGATTTTATTGTTCATGAGGGCTTATTACTAGGTCTATGATAAtttggtgaataattagataattgttaggattccattgttactaaaggctataatattaggtatacagaatatactagaagttctcctcaaggatataggaatccacaaaaagggaatcgatagttcttCATAGTGTTATTAATTTATCTTCtctctttttatatgttgtcattcattatcctattacattatcaatccttgcatttcagcttccattagattggatgactgtttctcaatctttatgccatcctcttgcaccgcatgttataatataatactaaatagatgatattaaaatttcattccaacacaTTCCAAAACATTCCAACCGTCTACATGAGAAATAGGTGAATATTGATTTTAGAATAGtgacttattattattcataACTAATCAATTAGTGATCATATGAAGTAACCAGACGCAATAGGTCATTGATGTTTGGGCTGAAGAATGATATGTGACTACGTGGTGATGTGGGTGCAGTAAAGTTAAAGGTCTATTTACTTGAATGATCAACTCGACATTTAcatataataatatgagTCGTAACATTGAAACTATAGTAAGTGCTTCATCACTATTATATTGATCATAGTTAATATGACCGATCGGCGTGTGTTCTATATACCTCTCTTATATAGTATAAGAAGATCCATACTTATCCTTCATTAATACTATTGTTAACCTCTAATTATCAACACTCTCTTATATAAGCATAAGAAGATCCAAATCTAATCTTCATTAATACTATCCCCTTTTACCTCTAAATATCAACGTAAACAATAAACTAAGCACTGTTCATATATTTTGTGCAAATCAAATCTATCTATTGGAATGCACGAAAATTAGCCGCCCAAGCTTTATCCGTTGTTAATGACATTATTCCCTAGCCGGTGCCGTAGAAAATGCACGTTGGAGCGTGACGCGAAGATTCGGGGGCGAATCGCATAGATCGCTCTTTCTCCTCTTTCTCAATCCTGCCTTATCTTTATTTATAACACGAACTCATAATCGCAGGCTctgtttatatatattgatGACTTGTATATCTCTTGCTTCCGCTTCTTCCTCGTTTCtgtttaatattttcttttgaaagtagCGCGATCAATTGCATTCTTTTCCACATTACCTTCAAATTTAAGAATTCAACTTTGAATCGAACCGTATGTTTTACTTTTCAATAACTTGCTTTATTAATAGCTCCCTCCAggatcattttcattttctctGATTTGAATTAGTTACCTACGCGAATGTTACTCTcccaaaaataatatttatttcAACTTAATTGGCCTTGAAAGTGAAATGTTATAGGTTCTCTTCCTTTGTTTcctacttttttctttatatacATCTTATATTGATTTAAGCACAGTTTGCTTTCTTCTAATACAAGAACTGGAACACTAAAGATCTACTCATGTGATGTTGCATCTGAACCGGTTAATATTATCTCTggtcaaaaaaatgagGTAACGGTTATTTTGTTTACGACTAATCGGGAAATCAAGCGTGTGATATGCATACATCCGGAGATAAGACCGGCAAGGAATGATATAGCGATAACTGTTAAAATTGAGCCTTTTTTGTTTAGGAATAATGGATAAATCGGTACTCTACTCGAAGTGATGTATTAATACGTCACCCGGTTCACTTTTAAAAACATACGGGAAATAGGAGGAAAAATTCGGTCGAAAGGGGTAAATCTTATAATAAGGCCTTCAGTGACTATGTAAATATTCATTACCAAAGGTTACGAAATCTTTTTTGAGCTATCCTAAAcatttgttcttttatcatttcattactaacttcttttttcgaaaaaaaaaattgcatcTCCCGGGTTTTtaatcattattttttagaTTGATTAAGGGggaaaagcaaagaaacgaaaaacTTGAACAGAAGGTTAACAATACTCTAACAATTTCAGAACgaaattaaagaataaATTATCAAATCAACAAAAAGTACCCGttacaataaaaaaaatgtctcAAACTCGTGAAGATTCTGTTTACCTAGCCAAATTGGCTGAACAAGCCGAACGTTATGAGGAAATGGTCGAAAACATGAAGGCCGTTGCTTCTTCAGGTCAAGAATTGTCTGTTGAAGAGCGGAATCTATTATCGGTTGCTTACAAGAATGTCATTGGTGCTCGTCGTGCTTCCTGGAGAATAGTTTCTTCAATCGAACAGAAAGAAGaatcaaaggaaaaatctGAGCACCAAGTCGAATTAATTCGTTCTTACCGTTctaaaattgaaactgaaTTGACTAAAATTTCTGATGACATTTTGTCCGTGTTAGATTCTCATTTAATCCCTTCTGCTACTACTGGTGAGTCTAAAGTATTTTATTATAAGATGAAGGGTGACTACCACCGTTATTTGGCTGAATTTTCCAGCGGTGATGCAAGAGAAAAGGCAACCAACGCCTCTTTGGAAGCTTATAAAACCGCTTCCGAGATTGCCACTACCGAATTGCCTCCAACTCACCCAATTCGTTTGGGTCTAGCTTTGAATTTCTCCGTCTTCTATTACGAAATTCAAAACTCTCCTGATAAGGCCTGCCATTTGGCCAAACAAGCCTTTGACGATGCTATTGCTGAACTAGATACTTTGTCCGAAGAATCATACAAGGATAGCACTTTGATCATGCAATTATTAAGGGACAACTTGACCTTATGGACCTCTGACATTTCTGAATCTGGCCAAGAAGatcaacaacagcagcagcagcagcagcagcaacaacaacaacaacaacaagcCCCAGCTGAACAAACTCAAGGTGAACCAACCAAATAAGAGCGCTGAGAATTACAACGAGAAATGAAGATTTACCACTCCAGTTTTCTTgctaatgaaaatgaatgcAATTCGATTTTgatactttttttagaGGAAGAGATAATATCTTcgtctttttcaaattcacaaaattttcaattttacaaatcacaaaatatacaaaacctctaaaaaaatagtttCTTAATATATAACAtaaaatagttttttctGTTACTATTACTATTATCACTGTTGTCTGTGTCTATTCTTATATTTATTCCACAAATCTATATCTTGGCTATCGTATTGCCTTCTGAGTTGAGCCAATTTGCGAGAACAATTGAGAGAGATACTCATATGTTTCGAAAAAAGCTCTTTTCGCTATATACGTACTACTTCCTTCTGCTTTCCCTTGAATCCTGACGTGATTAtccttttttgaaagtgaaGGCATCTCTTTCTCACTCGATATGAGAGCTCTCAGGGTATAGGGGGCGGGGGCCAATTCGCGTAGATCCGTAACAGAAAAATACCTTCGAAGTAGAAAGAAATAACCATTTTAATATGTCATACAAGAGGAGGACAATAAACAAAGTGACATAAACTCAAGGGATCACAAGCAAAAGGATGTCAGCTATTCctccaaaatttttcaaaattgcaAACATATCAATTGGCTGCATAGATATTATTGCAGCTCTTTCACAATTGACGTACCTTTTCACCAATTTAAGCATCTTTCTCTTAGCAGTTTATGGACTGGCACTCTCCATACCTATCGTCTACCTGGAGTTTAAGGTGCCATCAAATCTTTACAGGTATGcttctttttactttaGTTTTCTTGGAAGAGGTTTATCTTATATTTTACTGGGTCTGATAATTAGCTTCGGCGGTATCTACAACATATTGGCGGGAATGTTTACTTTCATTTTAGGGGTTGCGTTTATTGTCTTCcatttttctcaatttgTGGAAGAACCTGCCAACTTCAGAGCACCCGGCTCGTCTTTGTCAATTGGTGACGATGACATcgacgatgacgatgacaTGATTTAATTTTGGAATTCCATTTCTCCATCGATCTTTCAGTGTTACAAAAGTATAAAGAAATAGGCATGAGATATTTGATCTTTCATCTAAAC includes these proteins:
- the GIS1 gene encoding histone demethylase GIS1 (Histone demethylase and transcription factor~similar to YDR096W), whose translation is MEIKPVEVIDGVPIFKPSMMEFANFQYFIDKITKFGFENGIVKVIPPKEWLELLEDSSVVENLKTISLNSPIRQQVKRWEKQENGIFTIENDYDNKSYNLIQWKNLATKPDSRISQNDFNDETLKENCRVDSQQDCYDLAKLKALESDFWKTTGFSKPLYAVDENSSIFPYDLTLWNFNNLPDSINSSNRHLLAGQAKSIFPWHLDEQNKCSVNYLHFGGPKQWYSIPCTNTDQFLEILSKELSGNKENCPAFIKHQNIISSPDFLKNKNIKFNRVVQFQHEFIITFPYSLYSGFNYGYNFGESIEFILEQQTVVRKQPLKCGCGNKKEEEKAGAFSNLSYDSNESEQRGSITDNDNDLFQKVRSFDELLNHSSQELQNLEDNKNPLFSNINMNRPQSSSLRSTTPNGVNQFLNMNQTTISRISSPLLSRMMDLSNIVEPTLDDPTSKFKRKVLTPQLPQMNIPANSSNFGTPSLTNTNSLLSNITTTSTNPSTTTNGNQNHNNVNTNGVTTATATSLNNINSSNNSTNNSSNNNVSTVPSSMMHSSTLNGTSGLGGDNDDNMLALSLATLANSATASPRLTLPPLSSPMNPNGHASFNGNMMNNSNNNGNSSNGNNTYSNSAATAAATTTSAPHNLSIVSPNPTYSPNPLSLYLTNSKNPLNSGLAPLSPSTSNIPFLKRNNVVTLNISREASKSPISSFVNDYRSPLGVSNPLMYSSTINDYSNGTGIRQNSNNINPLDAGPSFSPLHKKPKILNGNDNSNLSNNNFDYSFTGNKQESNPAILNNNTNSNDNYRTSSMNNNGNNYHAHSSKFGENEVIMSDHGKIYICRECNRQFSSGHHLTRHKKSVHSGEKPHSCPRCGKRFKRRDHVLQHLNKKIPCTQEIENAKLAES
- the MSH6 gene encoding mismatch repair ATPase MSH6 (Protein required for mismatch repair in mitosis and meiosis~similar to YDR097C), which encodes MAPATPKASKTTHFKNGSTSSQKRMKQSSLLSFFSKQVPSGTPTKKDRKPTSATSQKADANKITKNPEGEKVGKLFVDVDEDNDLTMAEETLATVNSDTIHSEEPQSDTMLNSNTTVTKSAAADEDLSSSSQPRRSHKRRVNYAESDEEDPNTTFIAKRKKGKVIDSESDEDEYLPGKNEEDEDDDVAEDKEDVKEELAEGSCDDDDDLLSLAETTSKRKSTSTPHSLSPFTRNTSRNNSKKKNRPIQVPSRSYTPSHGQPSATSKSSKFNKQNEERYQWLVDERDAQRRSKSDPEYDPRTLYIPSSAWNKFTPFEKQYWEIKSKMWDCIVFFKKGKFFELYEKDALLANALFDLKIAGGGRANMQLAGIPEMSFEYWAAQFIQMGYKVAKVDQRESMLAKEMREGSKGIVKRELQCILTSGTLTDGDMLHSDLATFCLAIREEPGNYYNQAQLDSSTMVQKLNTKIFGAAFIDTATGELQMLEFEDDSECTKLDTLMSQVRPMEVVMERNNLSTLANKIVKFNSAPNAIFNEVKAGEEFYDFDKTYSEIISSEYFSTEEDWPEVLKSYYDMGKKVGFSAFGGLLYYLKWLKLDENLISMKNIKEYDFVKSQHSMVLDGITLQNLEIFSNSFDGSDKGTLFKLFNRAITPMGKRMMKKWLMHPLLRKNDIENRLDSVDSLLQDIALREELEMTFSKLPDLERMLARIHSRTIKVKDFEKVITAFETIVQLQKTLQNNDLKGDVSKYISSFPKELVEGVQNWTNAFERQKAINENIIVPQRGFDIEFDKSMDKIQELEDELMEILMNYRKQFKCSNIQYKDSGKEIYTIEIPLSATKNVPSNWVQMAANKTYKRYYSDEVRVLARSMAEAKEIHKTLEEDLKNRLCQKFDAHYNTIWMPTIQAISNIDCLLAITRTSESLGAPSCRPTIVDEVDSKTNAQLNGFLKFKSLRHPCFNLGATTAKDFIPNDIELGKEQPRLGLLTGANAAGKSTVLRMACIAVIMAQMGCYVPCESAVLTPIDRIMTRLGANDNIMQGKSTFFVELAETKKILDMATNRSLLVVDELGRGGSSSDGFAIAESVLHHVATHIQSLGFFATHYGTLASNFKHHPQVRPLKMSILVDEATRNVTFLYKMLEGQSEGSFGMHVASMCGISKDIIDNAQIAADNLEHTSRLVKERDLAANNLDGEVVTLPDGLQSDFVRIVYGDGLQNTKLGSGEGVLNYDWNIKRNVLKSLFSMIDDLHS
- the GRX3 gene encoding monothiol glutaredoxin GRX3 (Glutathione-dependent oxidoreductase~similar to YDR098C); translated protein: MPVIEINDQDQFTHLTTTAAGDKLIVLYFHTSWAEPCKALREVFEAISNEPSNENVSFLSIDADENSEISELFEISAVPYFIIIHKGTILKELSGADPKEFVTLLEDCKNSINSGPSQTGTVENANVNEGSHNDEEDDDEEEEEETEEQINARLTKLVNAAPVMLFMKGSPSEPKCGFSRQLVGILREHQVRFGFFDILRDESVRQNLKKFSEWPTFPQLYINGEFQGGLDIIKESLEEDPDFLQHTLQS
- the BMH2 gene encoding 14-3-3 family protein BMH2 (14-3-3 protein, minor isoform~similar to YDR099W) produces the protein MSQTREDSVYLAKLAEQAERYEEMVENMKAVASSGQELSVEERNLLSVAYKNVIGARRASWRIVSSIEQKEESKEKSEHQVELIRSYRSKIETELTKISDDILSVLDSHLIPSATTGESKVFYYKMKGDYHRYLAEFSSGDAREKATNASLEAYKTASEIATTELPPTHPIRLGLALNFSVFYYEIQNSPDKACHLAKQAFDDAIAELDTLSEESYKDSTLIMQLLRDNLTLWTSDISESGQEDQQQQQQQQQQQQQQQQAPAEQTQGEPTK
- the TVP15 gene encoding Tvp15p (Integral membrane protein~similar to YDR100W), encoding MSAIPPKFFKIANISIGCIDIIAALSQLTYLFTNLSIFLLAVYGLALSIPIVYLEFKVPSNLYRYASFYFSFLGRGLSYILLGLIISFGGIYNILAGMFTFILGVAFIVFHFSQFVEEPANFRAPGSSLSIGDDDIDDDDDMI